From Endozoicomonas sp. 8E, the proteins below share one genomic window:
- a CDS encoding transposase, with protein MSSDFGAPLFREMAIRSELIPRLDRAIQDKRHQSYIDHSIQDLLTQRVLQMACGYQDANDNNHLHKDSMFKLAFGRSPLNTATEPLIYRRITPCMSRHP; from the coding sequence TTGTCCTCTGATTTTGGCGCACCGCTGTTTCGTGAAATGGCCATCCGCAGTGAGCTAATCCCCAGGCTCGACAGGGCAATCCAGGACAAACGACATCAATCCTATATTGACCACTCCATACAAGATCTTCTGACGCAAAGAGTGCTGCAAATGGCCTGCGGTTATCAGGATGCCAACGACAACAACCATTTGCATAAAGACTCCATGTTCAAGCTGGCCTTCGGTCGTAGCCCTCTGAATACCGCGACCGAGCCCCTCATTTATCGCCGCATAACCCCCTGCATGAGCAGGCATCCATAA